Proteins encoded within one genomic window of Trichoderma asperellum chromosome 2, complete sequence:
- a CDS encoding uncharacterized protein (EggNog:ENOG41), which translates to MDFVKNAMHKNEGQPAAQGAAAPQAQGAQKEDYVDKAFGMGTKKAGYNMDRNTQEKITDAGREMYEKVTGSKVNPKISN; encoded by the exons ATGGATTTCGTCAAGAACGCTATGCACAAGAACGAGGGTCAGCCAGCTGCCCAAGGCGCTGCCGCTCCCCAGGCTCAAGGAGCCCAGAAGGAGGATTACGTCGACAAGG CTTTCGGCATGGGCACCAAGAAGGCTGGCTACAACATGGATCGCAACACCCAAGAAAAGATTACCGATGCCGGCCGAGAAATGTATGAGAAGGTGACCGG AAGCAAGGTCAATCCCAAGATTTCAAATTAA
- a CDS encoding uncharacterized protein (EggNog:ENOG41~TransMembrane:4 (i35-59o71-93i100-122o166-189i)), which yields MMAGSRSMLSGTSVVYERKVVTTHIRTYNWPPLQLNFWIFIMLLCSSTIIGVFGNFIQIQNQLQLPIPWYFPYYITVGAIAILFIFGIFWLIAQRRLLPAIVMIGAFMLFVMWLVGLVVVSLELWGPNGSIQGTCNMNVFNQDPKGRTQETLAWLEQKMICQCWDLIFAMALTGAIFLFWVMIMAYQVFARS from the exons ATGATGGCGGGATCACGCTCAATGCTAAGCGGCACCTCTGTCGTCTATGAGCGCAAGGTCGTAACGACTCATATTCGAACTTACAATTGGCCGCCTTTGCAACTCAATTTCTGGATCTTCATCATGCTGTTATGCTCTAGCACCATCATAGGCGTCTTTGGAAACTTCATCCAGATCCAGAACCAACTCCAGCTGCCAATTCCTTG GTACTTTCCCTACTACATCACGGTCGGCGCCATTGCGATCTTATTCATATTCGGCATATTTTGGTTGATTGCTCAACGTCGGCTGCTACCTGCCATCGTCATGATTGGTGCCTTTATGCTCTTCGTCATGTGGCTCGTGGGTCTCGTCGTCGTATCTCTCGAGCTCTGGGGGCCCAACGGATCTATTCAGGGCACTTGCAACATGAACGTTTTCAACCAGGACCCGAAGGGTAGGACGCAGGAGACGCTGGCGTGGCTGGAGCAAAAGATGATCTGTCAGTGCTGGGACTTGATCTTTGCCATGGCTTTGACGGGAGCGATCTTTCTGTTTTGGGTAATGATTATGGCTTACCAGGTCTTTGCCAGGTCATAA
- a CDS encoding uncharacterized protein (EggNog:ENOG41): protein MDEQSWQEVSDFASTSSSTGNIPTPTSTLSTISEPMPLTNKYILKNDQKLRPSDYIRALGSPPIADRTFLIRSREEPHLLVTVCSGVLKCLPELNSGGGSFWSCVKKDGWYGFRNTVSGAYLGCDREGKMCAKQPYQSTNEYLTIDWAGNGGYILHVLENPTSAYIGRRQVSISEDGKSLVAKIEGGTVWEFIDSKYYHMSSSLVYPGLEPEKL, encoded by the coding sequence ATGGACGAACAATCTTGGCAAGAGGTGTCTGATTTCGCTAGCACCAGCAGTTCAACGGGCAACATTCCCACACCCACGAGTACTCTTTCCACTATTTCTGAACCTATGCCTCTGACAAACAAATATATACTCAAAAATGACCAAAAATTACGACCCAGTGATTATATTCGAGCACTTGGAAGTCCACCTATAGCAGACAGAACATTCTTGATCCGAAGTCGAGAAGAACCGCACCTCCTCGTTACTGTTTGCAGTGGAGTATTGAAATGCTTACCCGAGCTTAATTCTGGCGGTGGCAGCTTCTGGAGCTGTGTTAAGAAGGACGGCTGGTATGGCTTCCGCAATACTGTCTCCGGCGCGTATCTTGGTTGCGATAGGGAGGGCAAAATGTGCGCGAAACAGCCTTATCAATCGACCAACGAATATCTCACGATAGATTGGGCCGGAAATGGTGGCTATATATTGCATGTATTAGAGAACCCTACGAGCGCATACATTGGACGAAGGCAAGTGTCTATATCGGAAGATGGGAAATCATTGGTCGCGAAGATAGAAGGGGGAACGGTCTGGGAGTTTATCGATTCTAAGTATTACCATATGTCTTCATCGCTTGTGTATCCCGGCCTGGAACCTGAGAAGTTATGA
- a CDS encoding uncharacterized protein (EggNog:ENOG41), with protein sequence MAAAAVQSVSTSSGFGSIQGVQFQPLLDQKSVQQKIPKHDVDTTLNFHKDNEDGSPPTPQYAGKPASFNERPTEEHKVTIRDVAGQEDNYTLDKNGFQFHRHTSAEKDFVDDDHIKAHYYPETEQLLKDVTGASKIFIFDHTIRRPLPGDVAGSNSTVFRGPVNRVHIDQSYSAALSRVPFHLPEEADELVKGRVQLINVWRPIRQIQRDPLAVAEAHSVAEEDLVPVPLIYPNRNGETLGVRHNETQRWFYKSGLAPEEVLLIKCFDSKTDGRARRVPHTAFVDPSAAADAPARESIEVRALVFHSDDRE encoded by the exons atggcagcagcagcggttcAGAGCGTTTCCACCAGCTCTGGCTTTGGTTCCATTCAAGGAGTCCAGTTTCAACCCCTTCTTGATCAAAAGAGCGTTCAACAGAAGATCCCAAAGCATGACGTAGATACCACTCTTAACTTTCACAAAGATAATGAAGACGGCTCTCCTCCTACTCCTCAGTACGCTGGGAAGCCTGCATCATTTAATGAACGACCGACGGAAGAGCATAAAGTGACCATCCGAGACGTTGCGGGTCAAGAGGATAATTATACGCTTGACAAAAACGGATTCCAGTTTCACCGTCATACTTCAGCTGAGAAGGATTTTGTGGACGATGATCATATTAAGGCACATTACTACCCAGAGACGGAACAGCTTCTCAAAGACGT AACTGGAGCATccaaaatctttatttttgatCATACTATCCGCCGTCCTCTCCCCGGCGATGTCGCCGGCTCAAACTCTACCGTTTTCCGTGGCCCCGTCAATCGCGTCCACATTGACCAATCTTACAGTGCAGCTCTCTCTCGTGTCCCATTTCATCTTCCCGAGGAAGCAGATGAGCTTGTAAAGGGACGAGTTCAGCTAATAAATGTTTGGCGTCCGATTCGACAGATCCAGCGGGATCCGCTGGCCGTTGCTGAAGCACACTCGGTCGCAGAAGAGGATCTTGTGCCCGTGCCATTGATCTATCCTAACCGAAATGGAGAAACTCTGGGCGTGAGGCATAATGAAACACAGAGGTGGTTCTACAAATCCGGATTGGCCCCTGAAGAGGTCCTCTTGATCAAGTGTTTTGACAGCAAGACAGATGGAAGAGCTAGAAGGGTGCCACACACGGCATTTGTGGACCCAAGTGCTGCAGCTGATGCGCCAGCGCGGGAGAGTATTGAGGTTCGAGCACTGGTATTCCATTCGGATGATAGGGAATAG